A genomic region of Lodderomyces elongisporus chromosome 5, complete sequence contains the following coding sequences:
- the TRM8 gene encoding tRNA (guanine-N(7)-)-methyltransferase (tRNA(m7G46)-methyltransferase), whose protein sequence is MSSTAPLDSKATEQITTAAESKHNETQATRRKRYREAQEQTRNKHLRFQASPTPEEASPELPSDEVAKLPQKRFYRQRAHSNPFSDHNLEYPVSPSQMDWSTIYPHYTPASLRKVEIADIGCGFGGLLIDLGPQFPESLILGMEIRVQVTNYVQDRLIALREIHKADAYNYDNLGVIRGNAMKFLPNFFTKGQLSKMFFCFPDPHFKQRKHKARIITNTLLSEYAYVLREGGVVYTITDVEDLHNWMVKHLDEHPLFERLSKEWEEQDPCVKIMYNSTEEGQKVARNQGSKYVACYKRLPNPDDCE, encoded by the coding sequence ATGTCGTCTACTGCTCCATTAGATTCAAAGGCCACAGAGCAAATCACTACAGCTGCCGAATCCAAACACAATGAGACTCAAGCCACAAGGCGGAAGAGATATAGGGAAGCACAAGAACAAACCCGAAATAAACACTTGCGTTTCCAGGCATCGCCTACTCCAGAAGAAGCTTCTCCTGAATTGCCATCAGATGAAGTTGCCAAGTTACCACAAAAGAGGTTTTATCGTCAACGTGCGCATTCGAACCCATTCTCAGATCATAATTTAGAATACCCCGTGCTGCCGAGTCAAATGGACTGGTCCACCATCTACCCTCATTATACTCCAGCCTCTTTGAGGAAAGTTGAGATTGCAGATATCGGATGTGGGTTTGGTGGTTTATTAATTGACTTGGGTCCACAGTTCCCTGAATCGCTCATCTTGGGAATGGAGATCCGTGTGCAAGTCACCAATTACGTCCAGGACAGACTCATTGCATTACGTGAGATTCACAAGGCAGATGCATACAATTACGATAATCTTGGTGTTATTAGGGGCAATGCAATGAAGTTTTTGCCCAATTTCTTCACCAAGGGTCAATTGTCAAAGatgtttttctgtttccCAGATCCTCATTTcaagcaaagaaaacacaAGGCGAGAATTATTACAAATACATTGTTGAGCGAGTATGCCTATGTTTTGCGTGAAGGCGGTGTTGTGTATACAATTACTGATGTTGAGGATTTGCACAATTGGATGGTGAAGCATTTGGATGAGCACCCGTTGTTTGAAAGGTTGAGTAAAGAATGGGAGGAGCAAGATCCATGTGTCAAAATTATGTACAACTCTACTGAAGAAGGTCAAAAAGTTGCAAGAAACCAGGGGTCGAAGTATGTGGCATGTTACAAGAGGTTACCCAACCCTGATGATTGCGAATAA
- the ACB1 gene encoding acyl-CoA-binding protein (ACBP)/diazepam binding inhibitor (DBI)/endozepine (EP) — protein sequence MVSAEFEQKANTVSNLSKRPSDDELLKLYGLYKQATVGDNTTDKPGTFDFKGKYKWQAWKDLEGTSQEDAEKKYIELADELISKYN from the exons ATGGTTTCCGCAgaatttgaacaaaaa GCTAACACAGTATCAAACTTGTCCAAGAGACCAAGCGATGATGAGTTATTGAAACTTTACGGTTTGTACAAGCAGGCTACAGTGGGTGACAACACAACTGACAAGCCAGGcacttttgattttaaagGTAAGTACAAGTGGCAAGCATGGAAAGATTTGGAAGGTACCTCCCAAGAAGACGCCGAGAAGAAATACATTGAATTGGCCGATGAATTGATCAGCAAGTACAACTAA
- the BAR1 gene encoding aspartic proteinase yapsin-3 (MEROPS:MER0011985) has translation MIINPIYIQKNVYLAKLSIGSNEDQEPDTVVVSIDTGSSDLWVMASDVQCYTVAQYHVDGAPNIPDLFNDLDSDYSCTANGTFNYKNSKTFKQLKGEEKGNGEGEGDDDDDDDDEGVFQLGFADGSVATGIWGKDDVSLGTDNKTFVTGLKFGVVNATSIDVGILGIGYSTEYSNFPRLLKEQGHIDQVQYSIVFHHKNQVGSIEFGDIDEAKYDGNLAITPMQKGNVGVHVHSIKIDENLIQSKQEEIIVDTGSTFSTWPRSWIDEVGKTLNGTYNDDESAYKFDCGTNFSSNLNFSFSVNSTQFSIPISSLIDNVENTCYLAVMDESLIGGVIFGADILQHFYTVYNYDKYTFGIAKLNEENQDEDENDEESEATRSDTGDSDTSTTSQSSAQDGNETSEKTDNARNSNNAGHGVMYAYIMSMVPLSMYIFFLY, from the exons ATGATCA TCAACCCCATATACATCCAAAAGAATGTCTACTTGGCAAAATTATCCATTGGCTCAAACGAAGATCAAGAGCCAGATACAGTAGTTGTTTCTATAGACACAGGCTCACTGGATCTATGGGTAATGGCACTGGACGTACAGTGCTACACTGTGGCGCAGTACCACGTTGACGGCGCACCCAATATTCCAGATTTATTCAATGACTTGGACCTGGACTACTCATGCACGGCAAATGGCACATTTAACTacaaaaactcaaaaacATTTAAACAACtaaaaggagaagaaaaaggaaatggcgaaggagaaggagatgatgatgatgatgatgatgatgaaggtGTTTTCCAACTAGGATTTGCCGATGGATCTGTAGCTACTGGGATATGGGGTAAAGACGATGTCTCTTTAGGCACAGACAACAAAACATTTGTCACTGGCTTAAAGTTTGGAGTTGTTAATGCCACTAGTATAGATGTGGGGATCTTGGGCATAGGCTACTCTACAGAATACAGCAATTTCCCTCGTCTACTCAAAGAACAGGGCCATATCGACCAAGTGCAATACTCCATAGTATTTCACCACAAAAACCAGGTTGGATCTATCGAATTTGGCGATATTGATGAAGCAAAATATGATGGCAATTTGGCAATAACACCAAtgcaaaaaggaaatgttGGCGTGCATGTGCACAGCATAAAAATCGATGAGAACTTGATACAATCCAAACAAGAGGAGATTATAGTCGATACCGGCTCTACATTCTCAACATGGCCTCGATCCTGGATAGATGAGGTTGGCAAAACCTTGAATGGAACGTATAATGACGACGAATCAGCATATAAATTTGATTGCGGGACAAACTTTAGCAGCAATTTAAATTTCTCATTCAGTGTTAATTCGACACAATTCTCTATACCGATTCTGAGTTTAATTGACAATGTGGAAAACACATGTTACTTGGCAGTAATGGATGAATCACTAATCGGAGGAGTCATTTTTGGCGCCGATATCTTACAACATTTCTATACTGTTTACAATTACGACAAGTATACTTTTGGTATTGCAAAATTGAATGAGGAAAATCAAGACGAAGACGAGAATGACGAAGAAAGTGAAGCAACACGATCAGATACTGGAGATAGCGACACCAGTACTACTAGTCAATCATCAGCACAAGACGGGAATGAAACTAGCGAGAAAACGGACAATGCAAGAAACAGTAATAATGCTGGACATGGCGTGATGTATGCATACATTATGAGTATGGTACCCTTGTcgatgtatatatttttcttatactaa
- the RPL22B gene encoding 60S ribosomal protein L22B has product MAPITTKKSKQVKKFTVDTSAPVENGVFDQEGYIKYLVEHIKVDNIVGNLGDDISVTAEGSNKVVVVSNTKFSGKYLKYLTKRYLKKNQIRDWIRFVAVKQNQYRLQFYSVEEDEEEGDEE; this is encoded by the exons ATGGCTCCAATC ACCACTAAGAAATCCAAGCAAGTTAAGAAGTTCACCGTTGACACTTCAGCTCCAGTTGAAAACGGTGTCTTTGACCAAGAAGGTTACATCAAGTACCTTGTTGAACACATCAAGGTTGACAACATTGTTGGTAACTTGGGTGATGACATTTCAGTCACTGCTGAAGGTTCAAAcaaggttgttgttgtttcaaACACCAAATTCTCAGGTAAATACTTGAAGTACTTGACAAAGAGATACTTGAAGAAGAACCAAATTAGAGACTGGATCAGATTTGTTGCTGTTAAACAAAACCAATACAGATTGCAATTCTACAGcgttgaagaagatgaagaagaaggtgaTGAAGAGTAA
- the CBR1 gene encoding NADH-cytochrome b5 reductase: MHQSAKSSTTSSSSSSSSKSKKGSPALIPDKFQKFPLISKTQVSHNSAIYRFGLPNPTDTLNLPIGQHISIGTIIDGKEVVRSYTPISLGDQQGHFDLLIKTYENGNISRHVAEKQVGDFVEIRGPKGFFTYTPNMKKSLGLIAGGTGIAPMYQIITAIMNNPEDKTKVHLLYANVTENDILLRDELEQYAKEHPDRLKIHHVLNEAPEGWQHSTGFVTPELIDKHLPKPSADTNLLLCGPPPMISAMKKAAVSLGFDKAKPVSKLGDQVFVF, encoded by the exons atgcac CAATCTGCTAAGTCTTCCACCACCtcctcctcatcatcatcatcgagTAAATCCAAAAAGGGTTCACCAGCTTTGATTCCAGATAAGTTCCAGAAATTTCCTTTGATTTCCAAGACCCAAGTATCCCATAACTCTGCTATCTACAGATTTGGTTTGCCAAACCCAACTGATACATTGAACTTGCCTATTGGACAACACATTTCTATTGGAACCATTATTGACGGTAAGGAAGTTGTTCGTTCATATACGCCAATTTCTTTGGGTGACCAACAGGGACATTTCGACTTGTTGATCAAGACATatgaaaatggaaacatTTCAAGACACGTTGCTGAAAAGCAAGTTGGTGATTTCGTCGAGATTAGAGGTCCAAAAGGGTTCTTTACTTATACTCCAAACATGAAGAAATCATTGGGTTTGATTGCTGGAGGTACTGGTATTGCACCAATGTATCAAATCATTACTGCTATTATGAACAACCCTGAAGACAAGACCAAAGTTCACTTGTTGTATGCCAATGTCACTGAGAATGATATCTTGTTAAGAGACGAATTGGAACAGTATGCTAAGGAACATCCAGATAGATTGAAGATCCACCATGTATTAAACGAGGCACCAGAAGGCTGGCAACACCTGACCGGGTTTGTCACTCCTGAGTTGATTGACAAACACTTGCCAAAGCCAAGTGCTGACACCAACTTGTTATTGTGCGGCCCACCACCTATGATCAGTGCAATGAAGAAAGCCGCAGTCAGTTTGGGCTTTGACAAGGCTAAGCCAGTAAGTAAATTGGGTGACCaagtctttgttttttaa